From Dehalococcoidia bacterium, a single genomic window includes:
- a CDS encoding DUF692 family protein, translating to MPELLAESVFIGEILRGSRHGLLLDVTNLRINAVIFGSDSYAWLEPAPLEHTVCIHVSGDEQYVGGSRDGKAADMHGQPVPDSSGRMVEGVVAQVPVKGILLELGARIGMPSPPSARTPKVAAT from the coding sequence GTGCCCGAGCTGCTGGCGGAGTCCGTGTTCATCGGCGAAATCTTGCGGGGCAGCCGGCACGGACTTCTCCTGGACGTCACCAACCTCCGCATCAACGCCGTGATTTTCGGCTCCGATTCGTACGCCTGGCTGGAGCCGGCGCCGCTGGAGCACACGGTCTGCATCCATGTTTCCGGCGACGAGCAGTACGTCGGCGGTAGCCGGGACGGGAAGGCGGCCGACATGCACGGCCAGCCCGTGCCGGATAGCAGCGGGCGGATGGTGGAGGGGGTGGTGGCGCAGGTTCCGGTCAAAGGCATTCTCCTGGAGCTGGGGGCACGGATTGGAATGCCGTCACCTCCCTCGGCGAGGACGCCGAAGGTCGCGGCAACCTGA